A region from the Salvelinus sp. IW2-2015 linkage group LG19, ASM291031v2, whole genome shotgun sequence genome encodes:
- the LOC111979259 gene encoding ras-related protein Rap-2b, translated as MREYKVVVLGSGGVGKSALTVQFVTGSFIEKYDPTIEDFYRKEIEVDSSPSVLEILDTAGTEQFASMRDLYIKNGQGFILVYSLVNQQSFQDIKALRDQIIRVKRYERVPMVLVGNKVDLEGEREVSSGEGKVLAQEWNCPFMETSAKNKGLVDELFAEIVRQMNYSSLPSGGDRCCSCVLF; from the coding sequence ATGAGGGAGTATAAAGTGGTCGTGTTGGGCTCGGGCGGCGTGGGCAAATCTGCATTGACTGTCCAGTTTGTGACGGGATCCTTCATTGAGAAATACGACCCCACAATAGAGGATTTTTACCGAAAGGAGATCGAGGTGGACTCGTCTCCCTCTGTTCTGGAGATACTGGACACGGCGGGGACCGAACAGTTCGCCTCCATGCGAGACCTGTACATCAAAAACGGGCAGGGGTTTATTTTGGTCTACAGTCTSGTCAACCAGCAGAGCTTCCAAGACATCAAGGCGTTGAGGGATCAAATCATCCGAGTGAAAAGATACGAGCGAGTGCCCATGGTATTGGTTGGAAATAAAGTGGACTTGGAAGGCGAGAGAGAGGTCTCTTCCGGGGAAGGCAAGGTGCTGGCTCAGGAGTGGAATTGCCCGTTTATGGAAACTTCTGCCAAAAATAAAGGCTTGGTCGACGAACTGTTCGCAGAAATCGTGAGACAGATGAACTATTCCTCTTTACCCAGCGGTGGAGATCGCTGTTGTTCTTGTGTTCTTTTCTAA